One Roseibium algicola genomic window, GGCGGCATGCTGATCTTCGGCGGCGAGCTCAACGACTTCGCCCGCCGCATGGCCTACGTGGTTCTGGTTCTCGGGATCCTTCTTGGCGCGTCCACGATCGTCGGCCTGTTCGGTTCTTCCGGTGCCTCCATCGGCATCGCTCCCGAAGTGGAAGCGGCAACCGTGGACCCGGCTCGTGACTGATGCGCCGGGCCTCAACAGAGCGCGGATTCATCGCGCTCTTTCACGCCCGACATTGTTGTTCGGGGCAGACCGGGAGCTGGTGCTCGTGACCGGTCTTGCCTCGGTCATTCTGATTTTCGTGATCCTGAAGCCCTATGCCGCCGTGCTCGGCGTGGCGATCTGGATCGTGGTGGTTGGCGTGCTGCGGATGATGGCCAAGGCGGACCCGCGGATGCGCGCTGTCTATCTGCGACACGTCAGATACCGCGCTTACTACCGGCCGACATCCACGCCCTGGCGGAAATACTGAACATGGTTGCCCTCAAAAGATTCCGGCACGTCGCGCCATCCTTTTCCGACCTGCTCCCTTACGCCGCGCTGGTCGACAACGGCATCGTGCTCCTCAAGGACGGGGGCCTGATGGCCGGTTGGTATTTTGCCGGGCCGGACAGCGAGAGCTCGACCGCCTTTGAGCGCAATGAGGTCTCCAGGCAGATCAATTCAATTCTCGCCCGCCTTGGCAATGGCTGGATGATCCAGATGGAAGCGGTTCGCATTCCCTCAACCGGATATCCGGTCAAGGAAAGCTCGCATTTTCCGGACCCGGTCACCGCCTTGATCGATGATGAGCGCCGACAGCGCTTTGAAGCCGGGGAGGGGCACTTCGAAAGTCAACACGCCATCATTCTGACTTACCGGCCGCCGGAGAAAAACAAGTCCAAGCTGGTGAAATACATCTATTCGGACGAAGCCAGCCGCAACACGTCTTTTGCCTCCCGGACGCTTGAGCACTTCAAGACGACGATCCGGGAATTTGAGCAGTATATGGCGAATGTCGTCTCGATCCGGCGTATGGAAACGCACGAGGTACCGGAAAG contains:
- a CDS encoding TrbC/VirB2 family protein; this encodes MSRNFAFLLALVGAGLIFIEPAFASGGGSLPWEGPLQQIQASINGPVAGAVGLIAVAIAGGMLIFGGELNDFARRMAYVVLVLGILLGASTIVGLFGSSGASIGIAPEVEAATVDPARD
- a CDS encoding conjugal transfer protein TrbD, with protein sequence MTDAPGLNRARIHRALSRPTLLFGADRELVLVTGLASVILIFVILKPYAAVLGVAIWIVVVGVLRMMAKADPRMRAVYLRHVRYRAYYRPTSTPWRKY